A region of Candidatus Reconcilbacillus cellulovorans DNA encodes the following proteins:
- a CDS encoding alkaline phosphatase encodes MRTQIAWGKKVLLSTLGLAVFSGAVPATWTAASPASEGITVVSTEFVGMPAPATTSEMARLYTKASFKVTYSDGSVKIFPLSYKILFRSTDSVGGTVAGVAVGANGKPIIDTSIPGNPTPYVSDSPDANSLFEVPGALPTGKGGNPLTLITHYEYVTMNNAGKSAYGVVPGSMSVATIDQNKETGELTAVALDKIDFSGVGGLWIPCNGSLTPWGTHLGSEEYEPDARAYEADPKQTYTRAFVQNYYNGATRTANPYAYGYLPEVTVHADRTISVVKHYSMGRFSHELGKVAPDMRTVLFGDDGPYTMLFLYVADKPKDLSAGTLYAAKWVQKSAENGGSADLKWIRLGHATDAEIKAYIEKGVKFSDIFEASDKPADGFTAIKTYPSGKTEYLKVKPGMEKAAAFLESRRYGAILGATSEFNKMEGVTINVKDKKAYVAMSSVVKSMEKDTAGTDPADDIQVNKINAGVIYELTLSGGQKDTSGSAIDSAYVPTDMKGLVWGEDLAEPDSKGNKAADDKVANPDNLFFSESLRTLFIGEDSGMHVNNYVWAYNVDTRRLSRILSTPAGAEATGLTVAENLNGFSYIMSNIQHPGDEMIVAESLKGEVERLINQNFNNKKSGIVGYIAGLPTEAQMLAAKTDEAKPVPVRAKAEAFGADVAWDSRNHEVVVTKGSRMIVFTVGQKTAIVDGKRATLPFAPENRNGTVWVPWGVLYDFLVYSE; translated from the coding sequence ATGAGGACCCAGATCGCATGGGGCAAAAAGGTACTATTGTCTACTCTCGGCCTTGCTGTCTTTTCCGGCGCGGTTCCCGCGACGTGGACCGCGGCGTCGCCAGCGTCCGAGGGAATCACCGTCGTCTCGACCGAATTCGTCGGCATGCCCGCGCCCGCGACGACGAGCGAAATGGCCCGGCTTTACACGAAAGCTTCGTTCAAGGTCACGTACTCCGACGGTTCCGTGAAGATTTTTCCGTTATCCTACAAAATCTTATTCAGATCGACTGATTCAGTGGGAGGGACCGTCGCGGGCGTCGCCGTGGGAGCAAACGGCAAACCGATTATCGATACGAGTATTCCGGGCAACCCGACTCCCTACGTTTCCGACAGCCCGGATGCCAACAGTCTGTTCGAAGTGCCCGGGGCTTTGCCGACCGGCAAAGGGGGCAATCCCTTGACGCTCATCACGCACTACGAATATGTCACCATGAACAATGCCGGCAAATCGGCCTACGGCGTCGTCCCCGGAAGCATGAGTGTAGCCACGATCGACCAAAACAAAGAAACAGGAGAGCTCACCGCCGTTGCCCTGGACAAAATCGATTTTTCGGGTGTCGGCGGTTTATGGATCCCGTGCAACGGTTCGCTGACGCCGTGGGGTACGCATTTGGGCAGCGAAGAGTACGAACCGGACGCCCGGGCTTACGAGGCGGATCCCAAACAAACGTATACTCGCGCTTTTGTTCAAAACTATTACAACGGCGCGACCCGAACCGCCAACCCTTACGCCTACGGCTATTTGCCGGAAGTGACGGTTCATGCCGACCGTACGATCTCCGTCGTGAAGCACTACAGCATGGGCCGCTTTTCGCATGAGCTTGGAAAAGTCGCTCCCGACATGCGCACGGTGCTGTTCGGAGACGACGGGCCCTATACGATGTTGTTTCTGTACGTGGCGGACAAACCGAAGGATTTATCGGCGGGAACGCTCTATGCCGCGAAATGGGTTCAAAAATCGGCCGAAAACGGCGGCTCCGCCGATCTGAAGTGGATCAGACTGGGCCATGCCACGGACGCTGAAATCAAGGCGTATATCGAAAAGGGCGTCAAATTCAGCGACATTTTCGAGGCATCGGATAAGCCGGCCGACGGTTTTACAGCCATCAAGACTTATCCTTCCGGAAAAACGGAATACTTGAAGGTAAAGCCGGGTATGGAAAAAGCGGCCGCTTTCCTCGAATCCCGCCGATACGGCGCTATTTTGGGCGCGACCTCCGAATTCAACAAGATGGAAGGCGTTACGATCAACGTGAAGGACAAAAAAGCTTATGTCGCAATGTCCTCTGTGGTGAAATCGATGGAGAAAGACACGGCCGGAACCGATCCGGCCGACGACATCCAAGTGAACAAAATCAACGCGGGCGTCATTTACGAGTTGACTCTGTCGGGCGGACAGAAAGACACGAGCGGCTCCGCAATCGACAGCGCCTATGTTCCGACGGACATGAAAGGACTTGTTTGGGGCGAAGATCTCGCCGAACCCGACTCCAAAGGAAACAAAGCGGCGGACGACAAAGTGGCCAATCCGGACAATCTGTTCTTCTCCGAATCGCTTCGAACGCTGTTTATCGGTGAGGACAGCGGCATGCACGTCAACAACTACGTATGGGCCTACAACGTGGACACCCGTCGGTTGTCGCGCATCTTGTCCACACCGGCAGGAGCTGAAGCGACCGGCCTTACGGTCGCCGAAAACCTGAACGGGTTCAGCTATATTATGAGCAACATCCAGCATCCGGGCGACGAGATGATCGTGGCCGAAAGCCTAAAAGGCGAAGTCGAACGGTTGATCAATCAAAACTTCAATAACAAAAAATCGGGGATTGTGGGCTATATCGCCGGATTGCCGACCGAAGCGCAAATGCTTGCGGCTAAAACGGACGAAGCGAAACCGGTCCCGGTCCGTGCCAAGGCAGAGGCATTCGGTGCGGACGTCGCTTGGGATTCCCGCAATCATGAAGTCGTCGTAACGAAAGGATCGCGCATGATCGTCTTCACGGTCGGCCAAAAAACCGCGATCGTGGACGGTAAACGGGCGACGCTTCCATTCGCTCCCGAAAACCGAAACGGAACGGTATGGGTACCATGGGGAGTCCTATACGATTTTCTGGTGTATAGTGAATGA
- a CDS encoding aldo/keto reductase, which produces MKYRILGKTGLRVSVLGYGASSLGSVFRPIDETEGVRSVRVAFDMGVNFFDVSPYYGLTKAESVLGRALEGIPRDRYILSTKAGRYGTDVFDFSPERIVRSVEESLRRLRTDYVDILLLHDIEFVPFAEIAEAVPAVRRLKEQGKVRFWGVSGLPLAVFEKTLEAFDPDVILSYCHYSLNDTTLLRLLPRLEAKNVGVVNASPLSMGLLTLRGAPDWHPADEEIRRVCRRAAEHCAQKGADLAKLAVQFSTANERIPTTLVSTADPDHIRRNIEWTDEPVDEELLREVLDMLAPIRDRTWPSGRPEYWGGDGG; this is translated from the coding sequence TTGAAATACCGGATATTGGGGAAAACAGGACTGCGGGTGTCCGTTCTCGGCTACGGCGCATCGTCGCTCGGCTCCGTGTTTCGGCCGATCGACGAAACGGAAGGTGTGCGTTCCGTCCGCGTCGCGTTCGACATGGGCGTCAATTTTTTCGACGTATCGCCCTACTACGGCCTGACGAAGGCGGAATCCGTCCTGGGCCGGGCGCTCGAAGGCATTCCGCGCGACCGTTACATTCTGTCGACGAAAGCGGGCAGGTACGGGACGGACGTGTTCGACTTTTCGCCGGAGCGGATCGTCCGGAGCGTCGAAGAAAGCTTGCGGCGGCTGCGGACGGATTACGTCGACATTTTGCTGTTGCACGACATTGAGTTCGTTCCGTTCGCGGAGATTGCCGAGGCTGTCCCCGCGGTACGCCGCCTGAAAGAACAGGGCAAGGTCCGATTCTGGGGCGTATCCGGTCTACCGCTGGCCGTTTTCGAGAAAACACTGGAAGCGTTCGATCCAGACGTCATCTTGTCCTATTGCCATTATTCGCTGAACGACACGACGCTGCTTCGTCTGTTGCCGCGCCTGGAAGCGAAAAACGTCGGCGTCGTCAACGCGTCGCCTCTGTCCATGGGTCTTCTGACGTTGCGGGGGGCACCGGACTGGCATCCCGCCGACGAGGAAATCCGGCGAGTATGCCGACGGGCGGCGGAACATTGTGCGCAAAAAGGCGCGGATCTGGCGAAGCTGGCCGTCCAGTTTTCGACGGCGAACGAGCGGATTCCGACGACACTCGTCAGCACGGCCGACCCGGACCATATCCGGCGCAACATCGAATGGACGGACGAACCGGTCGACGAGGAACTGTTGCGTGAGGTGCTGGATATGCTCGCGCCGATTCGAGACCGCACGTGGCCGAGCGGTCGGCCGGAGTATTGGGGAGGGGACGGGGGATGA
- a CDS encoding glycosyl transferase family 2, giving the protein MPSVSIIIPTHNGRAQLAACIASIRSFTKTPYEIIVVDNGSVDGTTDFCLAEQLMCISNPKNRGYPAACNQGMKAAGGDAILLLNDDTVVSFRWLENMLDCLYSAPDVGVVGPMANVADGAQRSGVRYESLEEFHRLAETLNRPDPSRWATVNQLVGFCMLIRREVLERVGLLDERFSPGHYEDDDYCRRVRAAGYRLMLAGDTHIHHEGSLSFRRLGDEALRRLLERNRRLFVRKWGSEPEGASI; this is encoded by the coding sequence ATGCCGTCGGTGAGCATCATCATCCCGACGCATAACGGCAGAGCGCAACTTGCGGCATGTATCGCCTCGATCCGTTCCTTTACGAAAACACCGTACGAAATCATCGTCGTCGACAACGGTTCGGTCGACGGGACGACGGATTTTTGCCTAGCCGAACAGTTGATGTGCATTTCCAACCCGAAAAACCGCGGTTATCCGGCCGCCTGCAACCAGGGGATGAAGGCGGCCGGGGGAGACGCGATACTGCTGCTCAACGACGATACCGTCGTTTCCTTCCGGTGGCTCGAGAATATGCTCGACTGTTTGTATTCGGCGCCGGATGTCGGCGTCGTCGGGCCGATGGCGAATGTTGCGGACGGCGCGCAGCGGTCGGGTGTCCGCTACGAAAGTCTCGAGGAGTTTCACCGGCTGGCGGAAACGTTGAACCGACCGGATCCGTCCAGATGGGCAACGGTAAACCAGCTCGTCGGGTTTTGCATGCTGATCCGCCGCGAGGTGCTGGAACGCGTGGGCTTGTTGGACGAACGGTTTTCGCCCGGCCATTACGAGGATGACGACTACTGCCGCCGCGTTCGGGCGGCCGGTTACCGGCTCATGCTGGCGGGGGATACCCACATTCATCATGAAGGCAGTTTAAGTTTTCGACGGCTCGGTGACGAGGCGTTGCGGCGACTTCTCGAGCGGAACCGCCGGCTGTTCGTCCGCAAATGGGGAAGCGAACCGGAGGGGGCGTCGATATGA
- a CDS encoding 5-dehydro-4-deoxy-D-glucuronate isomerase: MEIRFAFSPAETKTMDTDRLRREYLVENLMTPGELRLVYAHVERFVIGGAVPTSGELRLEGDKAVLGTDFFLERRELGVINVGGDGVVTVDGAEYALGAKDGLYVGKGRRDVRFRSADPNRPAKFYLLSTTAHAEFPTVKITPDEAEPTHLGNPAQSNERVIYKYIHAKGAKSCQLVMGMTALKPNNMWNTMPCHLHSRRAEVYFYFDLPQDAVVFHFMGEPSETRHLVVRNEQAVVSPPWSIHCGVGTSHYAFIWGMGGENLDYADADPVPMAVLR; this comes from the coding sequence ATGGAGATCCGATTTGCCTTTAGCCCCGCCGAGACGAAGACGATGGATACCGACCGTCTGCGCAGAGAGTACCTTGTCGAGAACTTGATGACGCCCGGCGAGCTGCGTCTCGTGTACGCGCACGTCGAGCGGTTCGTCATCGGCGGCGCCGTTCCGACGTCGGGCGAGCTTCGGCTTGAAGGCGACAAGGCCGTGCTGGGCACCGACTTTTTCCTCGAACGGCGCGAACTCGGCGTCATCAACGTCGGGGGCGACGGCGTCGTGACGGTCGACGGCGCCGAATACGCGCTCGGGGCGAAAGACGGCCTTTACGTCGGAAAAGGCCGCCGCGACGTCCGTTTCCGCAGCGCCGACCCGAACCGGCCGGCCAAATTTTATCTATTGTCGACGACTGCGCACGCCGAATTTCCGACGGTGAAAATCACGCCGGACGAAGCGGAACCGACGCACCTCGGCAACCCGGCTCAGTCGAACGAGCGCGTCATTTACAAATATATACATGCCAAGGGTGCAAAAAGCTGCCAGCTCGTCATGGGCATGACCGCCCTCAAGCCCAACAATATGTGGAACACGATGCCCTGCCATTTACATAGCCGTCGGGCGGAAGTGTATTTCTATTTCGATTTGCCGCAGGATGCGGTGGTATTCCATTTCATGGGGGAACCGTCGGAAACGCGGCACCTCGTCGTCCGCAACGAGCAGGCCGTCGTGTCGCCGCCGTGGTCGATTCATTGCGGCGTCGGAACGAGCCATTACGCCTTTATCTGGGGCATGGGCGGGGAAAATCTCGATTACGCGGACGCGGATCCCGTGCCCATGGCGGTGTTGCGGTAG
- a CDS encoding pyruvate synthase, whose amino-acid sequence MAIELKRELGTGKVEQRVVYESGNEMAAYAAHQINYHIMGYFPISPSTEVAQFLDLMKANGQHDIVLIPADGEHSSAGVCYGASIAGGRVFNATSANGFLYMLEQMPVQSGTRFPMVMNLVCRSVSGPLDIHGDHSDLYFALNIGWPILLCRTPQAVYDMNIMAIKLAEHPDVRLPVLVAFDGYFTSHQKRRVQTFAHREDVLKFIGERPPKGFPDVLDRNNPITVGPYMNEPDFINNRYQLSEAMYRAGEVYDQIRREYAELTGRDYPPVDLYRMEDAEVAVFLLNSAAEIVKDVVDDLRRQGIKAGSISPNIIRPFPAKEIAEALRNVKAVTVGDRADSYGGHGGNMTQEVKAALFTHGNRNTLVISRVYGLGGKDFYAEDGLNLFRLAIEAAEKGYVEKPFDYYGHTPGDPAKAPQRVLEPLKYEDLKTGLITVTPDEQTGKLNVRIPPLRSLTKKPKRIAPGHSACPGCGIFSGLELFFKGIEGDIVALFQTGCAMVVTTGYPYSAHKQTYIHNLFQNGAATLAGVVETFWERKRRGELDELNLPDDFTFVMVTGDGGMDIGMGAAIGAALRNHKMIILEYDNEGYMNTGAQLSYSTPMGHRTSTSNVGSRQGGKLFHHKDTPQIMAATNIPYVFTGSEAFPQDLLKKAAKAQWYAQHEGLVYGKILITCPLNWLSEDQDGTKIVEAAVNCCFFPLYEVERGVTTITYNPEEKNKKIPVSEWLKMMGKTRHLLKPEYEETLREFEREVERRWNILKAKHEHPCL is encoded by the coding sequence ATGGCGATCGAACTGAAGCGCGAGCTCGGCACCGGGAAAGTCGAACAGCGCGTCGTCTACGAGTCCGGCAACGAAATGGCGGCTTATGCGGCTCACCAGATCAACTATCATATTATGGGGTATTTCCCGATCTCCCCGTCTACCGAAGTCGCGCAATTTCTGGATCTGATGAAAGCCAACGGCCAGCACGACATCGTGCTCATCCCCGCCGACGGCGAGCACAGCTCGGCGGGCGTCTGCTATGGCGCGTCGATCGCCGGCGGACGCGTGTTCAACGCGACGAGCGCGAACGGTTTTCTCTACATGCTGGAGCAGATGCCGGTGCAGTCGGGCACGCGGTTTCCGATGGTGATGAACCTTGTCTGCCGGTCGGTGTCGGGGCCGCTCGACATTCACGGCGACCATTCCGATCTGTATTTCGCGCTCAACATCGGCTGGCCGATCCTGCTCTGCCGCACGCCGCAGGCCGTCTACGACATGAACATTATGGCGATCAAGCTGGCGGAGCATCCGGACGTCCGGCTGCCCGTGCTCGTGGCGTTCGACGGATATTTCACGTCGCACCAGAAACGCCGCGTGCAGACGTTCGCGCACCGCGAGGACGTGCTGAAGTTCATCGGCGAGCGGCCGCCGAAAGGGTTCCCGGACGTGCTCGACCGCAACAACCCGATCACGGTCGGCCCGTACATGAACGAGCCGGATTTCATCAACAACCGCTACCAATTGTCCGAGGCGATGTACCGCGCCGGGGAAGTTTACGACCAAATCCGACGCGAATACGCCGAGCTGACGGGGCGCGACTATCCGCCGGTAGACTTGTACCGGATGGAAGACGCTGAAGTCGCCGTGTTTCTGCTCAATTCCGCCGCCGAGATCGTCAAGGACGTCGTCGACGATCTGCGCAGGCAAGGCATTAAGGCCGGCTCGATTTCGCCGAACATCATCCGCCCGTTCCCGGCCAAGGAAATCGCCGAGGCGCTGCGCAACGTCAAGGCGGTCACCGTCGGCGACCGGGCGGATTCATACGGCGGCCACGGCGGCAACATGACGCAGGAAGTGAAAGCGGCGCTGTTTACGCACGGCAACCGGAACACGCTGGTGATCAGCCGCGTGTACGGCCTGGGCGGCAAAGATTTTTACGCCGAAGACGGACTGAATCTGTTTAGGCTTGCGATCGAGGCGGCCGAGAAAGGATACGTCGAAAAGCCGTTCGACTATTATGGTCACACGCCCGGCGATCCGGCGAAAGCGCCGCAGCGCGTCCTCGAGCCGCTCAAGTACGAAGACCTGAAGACCGGACTGATCACGGTGACGCCGGACGAGCAGACGGGCAAGCTGAACGTGCGCATTCCGCCTCTCCGGTCGCTGACCAAAAAACCGAAGCGGATCGCGCCCGGCCACAGCGCGTGTCCCGGCTGCGGCATCTTTTCCGGCTTGGAGCTGTTTTTCAAGGGAATCGAGGGCGACATCGTCGCGCTGTTTCAGACCGGCTGCGCCATGGTCGTCACGACGGGCTATCCGTATTCTGCACACAAGCAGACGTACATCCACAACTTGTTCCAGAACGGCGCGGCGACGCTGGCGGGCGTCGTGGAAACGTTCTGGGAGCGCAAACGCCGCGGCGAACTCGACGAGCTGAACCTGCCGGATGATTTCACGTTCGTCATGGTGACGGGCGACGGCGGCATGGACATCGGCATGGGAGCGGCGATCGGCGCCGCGCTGCGCAACCACAAGATGATCATCCTGGAATACGACAACGAAGGCTACATGAACACCGGCGCGCAGTTGTCGTACTCGACGCCGATGGGTCACCGGACGTCGACGTCGAACGTCGGCTCCCGGCAGGGCGGGAAGCTGTTTCATCATAAGGATACGCCGCAAATTATGGCGGCGACGAATATTCCGTACGTGTTCACCGGTTCGGAGGCGTTCCCGCAGGATCTGCTCAAAAAAGCGGCGAAAGCCCAATGGTACGCACAACACGAGGGGCTTGTCTACGGCAAGATTCTGATCACGTGTCCGCTGAACTGGTTGTCCGAGGACCAGGACGGCACGAAAATCGTCGAGGCTGCGGTCAACTGCTGTTTCTTCCCGCTGTACGAAGTAGAGCGCGGCGTGACGACGATCACCTACAATCCGGAGGAGAAGAACAAAAAGATTCCCGTTTCCGAGTGGCTGAAGATGATGGGTAAGACGCGCCACCTGTTGAAACCGGAGTACGAGGAGACGCTGCGGGAGTTCGAGCGGGAAGTCGAGCGCCGGTGGAACATCCTGAAGGCGAAACACGAACATCCGTGCTTATGA
- a CDS encoding ferredoxin encodes MAATLPKTNERGFFEIRLESIGGLGANLAGKMLAEAGVVGAGLNGVSFSTYGSEKKGSPVKAHIRFCRPDMEIRDTAPVERPHVVGVFHEALYKTVNVVSGIYEDSIVLVNSAKDPDRLKEMLKLKGGTIAVVDATGIALEEKNRVNMAMLGGLFRLCEFLDPEAMKAVIRKSLEKKYPHAVQPAIRTFERGYEEVKFKTFPLPKGEEMPPYVRYDTPILGYATQPIGGTIINPGNSVLRDLSISRAGMMPHFHEEKCIHCAACDTVCPDFCFVWAELPDKKGRPQMFLQGIDYQYCKGCLKCVQACPTEALTAAREEDGYAERHRVPHRFNWAMPQPAAVGAGR; translated from the coding sequence ATGGCGGCCACGTTGCCGAAAACGAACGAACGCGGCTTTTTTGAAATCCGGCTGGAGTCGATCGGAGGACTGGGTGCGAACCTGGCCGGCAAGATGCTGGCGGAGGCCGGCGTCGTCGGGGCCGGACTCAACGGCGTCAGCTTCTCGACGTACGGGTCGGAGAAGAAAGGATCGCCCGTCAAGGCGCACATCCGCTTCTGCCGTCCCGACATGGAGATCCGCGATACCGCTCCCGTCGAGCGGCCGCACGTCGTCGGCGTGTTTCACGAAGCGCTGTACAAGACGGTCAACGTCGTCAGCGGCATTTACGAAGACAGCATCGTGCTCGTCAATTCCGCCAAGGATCCCGACCGGCTGAAGGAGATGCTGAAGCTCAAAGGCGGAACGATCGCGGTCGTCGACGCGACGGGCATCGCGCTGGAGGAGAAAAACCGCGTCAACATGGCGATGCTCGGCGGCTTGTTCAGGTTGTGTGAATTTCTTGATCCGGAGGCAATGAAAGCGGTTATCCGAAAATCATTGGAGAAAAAGTACCCGCATGCCGTGCAGCCGGCGATCCGGACGTTCGAGCGTGGCTACGAGGAAGTGAAGTTCAAGACGTTTCCGTTGCCGAAAGGCGAGGAAATGCCGCCCTACGTCCGCTACGACACGCCGATTCTCGGTTACGCGACGCAGCCGATCGGCGGCACGATCATCAATCCCGGCAACAGCGTGCTGCGCGACCTGAGCATTTCACGCGCGGGCATGATGCCGCATTTTCACGAGGAAAAATGCATTCATTGCGCCGCGTGCGATACGGTGTGTCCGGACTTTTGCTTCGTCTGGGCGGAGTTGCCCGACAAGAAGGGCCGCCCGCAAATGTTTCTGCAGGGAATCGATTACCAGTATTGCAAGGGTTGTCTGAAGTGCGTGCAGGCGTGTCCGACCGAGGCGCTGACGGCGGCGCGCGAGGAAGACGGCTATGCCGAACGCCATCGCGTGCCGCACCGGTTCAACTGGGCGATGCCGCAGCCGGCCGCCGTAGGGGCCGGCCGGTAG
- a CDS encoding alcohol dehydrogenase, whose protein sequence is MKRIVCAEPRKLRLEEAPEPTAGPSEAIVRIRRVGVCGTDIHAYRGEQPYFTYPRVLGHELAGVVETVVPAGDGCEASDAVGRNVRPGDAVAVIPYLECGRCVACRGGKPNCCVRLNVLGVHIDGGMCERLAVPLDHLIKTDGLTYDQAVIIEPLAIGAHAVRRADVQSGETALVVGGGPIGLGVMAFAKAFGARVVAMDLSEERLTVARAWAKADETVCVGRDDSARRLAELTDGDGPTVVFDATGNARSMRQAFDYVAHGGRLVFVGLVKDDIAFSDAEFHRRELTLLASRNATHEDFERVLNALRSGIVTDEGYVTHRVAFEMWPDVFEAWTVPGSGVIKGVLEW, encoded by the coding sequence ATGAAACGGATCGTGTGCGCGGAACCGCGCAAATTGCGCCTGGAAGAGGCGCCGGAGCCGACGGCCGGGCCGAGCGAGGCGATCGTCCGCATCCGCAGGGTCGGCGTGTGCGGCACGGACATTCATGCCTATCGCGGGGAACAGCCGTATTTCACGTATCCGCGCGTACTCGGGCACGAACTGGCCGGCGTCGTCGAAACTGTCGTGCCCGCCGGTGACGGGTGCGAGGCGTCCGATGCCGTCGGTCGGAACGTCCGCCCGGGCGACGCGGTGGCGGTGATTCCGTATCTGGAATGCGGCCGGTGCGTGGCCTGCCGCGGCGGCAAACCGAACTGCTGCGTCCGCCTGAACGTGCTCGGCGTCCACATCGACGGCGGTATGTGTGAACGGTTGGCGGTTCCGCTCGATCATTTGATCAAAACCGACGGATTGACGTACGACCAGGCCGTGATTATCGAACCGCTGGCCATCGGCGCGCATGCGGTGCGGCGCGCGGACGTTCAGTCCGGCGAAACGGCGCTGGTCGTCGGCGGCGGACCGATCGGACTCGGCGTCATGGCGTTCGCGAAAGCATTCGGCGCAAGGGTCGTCGCGATGGATTTGAGCGAGGAGCGCCTCACTGTCGCGCGGGCGTGGGCAAAAGCAGACGAGACGGTGTGCGTCGGCCGGGACGATTCGGCGCGACGGCTTGCCGAGCTGACGGACGGCGACGGGCCGACGGTTGTGTTCGACGCGACCGGCAACGCCCGTTCGATGCGGCAGGCGTTCGACTATGTCGCGCACGGAGGACGGCTGGTGTTCGTCGGATTGGTGAAGGACGACATCGCGTTTTCGGACGCGGAGTTCCATCGCCGCGAACTGACGCTGCTGGCCAGCCGCAACGCGACGCACGAGGATTTCGAGCGGGTACTGAACGCATTGCGCAGCGGGATCGTGACGGACGAGGGTTACGTGACCCACAGGGTCGCGTTCGAAATGTGGCCCGACGTGTTCGAAGCGTGGACCGTTCCCGGCAGCGGGGTCATCAAAGGGGTGTTGGAGTGGTGA
- a CDS encoding phosphatidylserine decarboxylase, with the protein MTPLYRLLTELAAHKAVSRVAGSFAKSRLSRKLIPLFVKAYNIDASESEKHLQEYESLNAFFIRRLKPGMRPVDPDPAALVSPVDARVVALGSAKEGVIPEVKGQDYPLEELLHHNPRVIHYRDGFYIVLYLAPSDYHRIHAPATGECVESEHVPGRTYPVNEFGMRRIRRVLSRNERLITYIRHTFGEIALVKVGALNVSGIRYVGGEPGFVRAGDELAYFEFGSTVVVLTETGTFTPRPDLAVGQKVRVGERLGTLHLPQEKMTAQCAPGEASSGTVMVKNTVL; encoded by the coding sequence ATGACGCCTTTATACCGACTGTTGACGGAACTCGCCGCGCACAAGGCGGTTTCCCGCGTGGCAGGGTCGTTTGCGAAATCGCGCCTCAGCCGGAAGCTGATCCCTCTGTTCGTCAAGGCTTACAACATCGACGCGTCCGAATCGGAAAAACACCTGCAGGAATACGAATCGCTGAACGCGTTTTTCATCCGGAGGCTGAAACCGGGGATGCGCCCCGTCGACCCGGATCCCGCGGCGCTCGTTAGTCCGGTCGACGCGCGCGTCGTCGCGCTGGGCAGTGCGAAAGAGGGAGTCATACCGGAAGTTAAGGGGCAGGATTATCCGCTCGAGGAATTACTCCATCACAACCCGCGGGTCATCCACTACCGCGACGGATTCTACATCGTGCTGTACCTTGCACCGTCGGACTATCACCGCATCCACGCGCCGGCGACGGGCGAATGCGTCGAATCCGAACACGTGCCCGGCCGCACGTATCCCGTCAACGAGTTCGGCATGCGACGCATCCGCCGTGTCCTCAGCCGCAACGAGCGGCTGATCACATACATCCGGCATACTTTCGGCGAAATCGCCCTGGTCAAGGTTGGTGCGCTGAACGTCAGCGGCATCCGTTATGTCGGCGGCGAACCGGGGTTTGTCCGGGCGGGCGATGAACTAGCGTATTTCGAATTCGGGTCGACCGTCGTTGTGCTCACCGAAACCGGAACATTCACCCCGCGCCCCGATCTGGCCGTAGGACAAAAAGTCCGCGTCGGCGAGCGGCTCGGCACGCTGCATCTGCCGCAAGAAAAGATGACCGCCCAATGCGCTCCCGGTGAAGCGTCGAGTGGCACAGTGATGGTGAAGAATACCGTTTTATAA
- a CDS encoding spore coat protein, whose product MKGVVLAGGSGTRLKPLTELFNKHLLPVGRFPMIHYPLFKIKEAGIADVIVVTGPSAVGKFAEYLGSGARYGIRLAFCVQDEPGGIAQALASAEPFVAPEDRLLVLLGDNLFEDNLEPYVRSFAEGKNKAFVFLKKVRDPRRYGVPSFGADGRIAAVEEKPVRPRSDYGVTGIYLYDRSVFDVIRSIRPSERGELEITDVNNRYAERGELGHAFLRGWWTDAGTPESWLKANLRVMGKRSHSCSE is encoded by the coding sequence ATGAAGGGCGTGGTGCTGGCCGGGGGCTCCGGAACGCGGCTTAAACCGTTGACGGAACTTTTCAACAAACATTTGCTGCCGGTCGGCCGGTTTCCGATGATCCATTATCCGCTTTTCAAAATAAAAGAGGCCGGGATCGCCGACGTGATCGTGGTGACGGGGCCTTCGGCGGTCGGGAAGTTTGCGGAGTATCTCGGAAGCGGCGCCCGTTACGGCATTCGCTTGGCATTTTGCGTTCAAGACGAACCGGGCGGAATCGCCCAGGCGCTTGCATCGGCCGAACCGTTCGTCGCGCCGGAAGACCGCCTGCTCGTCCTGCTCGGCGACAATCTGTTCGAGGACAACCTGGAACCATACGTCCGCTCGTTCGCTGAAGGCAAGAACAAAGCGTTCGTGTTTCTGAAAAAAGTCCGCGATCCGCGCCGCTACGGCGTTCCTTCGTTTGGCGCCGACGGGCGGATTGCCGCCGTCGAGGAAAAACCCGTTCGCCCGCGGTCGGACTACGGCGTGACCGGCATTTATTTGTACGACCGTTCCGTTTTCGACGTGATCCGGTCGATTCGACCGTCGGAGCGCGGCGAGCTTGAAATCACAGATGTCAATAACCGTTACGCCGAACGCGGTGAGCTGGGGCACGCGTTTTTGCGCGGCTGGTGGACGGATGCGGGTACGCCGGAATCCTGGCTGAAAGCGAATTTGCGCGTGATGGGCAAAAGGAGCCATTCCTGTAGTGAATGA